One stretch of Rhodospirillaceae bacterium DNA includes these proteins:
- a CDS encoding YeeE/YedE family protein, with protein sequence MTKNSTQKLVLMTGISLSVLLAMTLLMESDARALLFVIGLVMGVSLYHGAFGFTGAYRKLLSERDMTGVAAQMVMLVAAMLLFAPVLAQGSAFGHGVSGAVAPVGVAVGFGAFLFGVGMQLGSGCASGVLYTAGGGNIRAFLVLVFFCLGAFWGSLDLGWWQQLPQTGGISLARTFGWEIALPLQIGALVLIFLSLRMAGWTLRPINRWQDGFSISALLRGPWPLILSALMLALLNWATLLVAGHAWSITWAFSLWAAKTAVLFGWDPATSAFWSGGFQQAALARSVLSDTTSIMNIAILIGAMLAAALAGSFYKPLPRGNRPLLAAILAGLLMGYGARLSYGCNIGAFFSGVASTSLHGWLWIACALPGNWLGIALRKPFRMDVAPA encoded by the coding sequence ATGACCAAGAATTCGACACAAAAACTGGTGCTGATGACGGGAATCTCTTTGAGCGTCCTGTTGGCGATGACACTGCTTATGGAAAGCGACGCGCGCGCCCTGTTGTTTGTCATCGGGCTGGTCATGGGTGTTTCGCTTTATCACGGGGCGTTCGGTTTTACCGGCGCTTATCGAAAGCTTTTGAGTGAACGCGACATGACCGGTGTTGCCGCCCAGATGGTGATGCTGGTCGCGGCGATGCTTTTATTCGCACCAGTGCTGGCCCAGGGCAGTGCATTCGGGCACGGAGTCTCCGGGGCGGTGGCGCCGGTTGGCGTGGCCGTCGGCTTCGGTGCGTTTTTGTTCGGCGTCGGTATGCAGCTTGGCAGTGGTTGCGCCTCTGGTGTGCTGTATACCGCTGGCGGCGGCAACATCAGGGCCTTTCTGGTGCTGGTGTTCTTCTGTCTTGGGGCATTCTGGGGCAGCCTTGATTTGGGCTGGTGGCAGCAATTGCCGCAAACAGGCGGCATCTCGCTGGCTCGCACCTTTGGTTGGGAAATTGCCCTGCCCCTGCAAATTGGCGCACTGGTTCTGATTTTTTTGAGCCTGCGCATGGCCGGTTGGACCCTGCGACCGATAAATCGGTGGCAAGACGGCTTTTCGATTTCCGCCCTGCTTAGGGGGCCGTGGCCGTTGATCCTCAGCGCCCTGATGCTGGCCCTGCTCAACTGGGCGACGTTACTCGTCGCCGGTCACGCTTGGTCAATCACCTGGGCGTTTAGCCTGTGGGCCGCCAAAACCGCCGTCCTGTTCGGTTGGGACCCCGCCACCAGCGCCTTCTGGAGCGGTGGCTTCCAACAGGCCGCCTTGGCCCGATCGGTGCTTTCGGACACCACCTCGATCATGAACATCGCCATCCTGATAGGGGCGATGCTGGCCGCTGCCCTGGCCGGATCATTTTACAAGCCCCTGCCCCGGGGAAACAGGCCTTTGCTGGCTGCCATTCTGGCCGGTTTGCTGATGGGTTACGGGGCGCGATTATCATATGGCTGCAACATCGGTGCTTTTTTCAGCGGCGTCGCCTCGACCAGTCTGCACGGCTGGCTGTGGATTGCCTGCGCCCTGCCCGGAAACTGGCTTGGCATCGCCCTGCGAAAACCGTTCCGCATGGATGTGGCCCCGGCATGA
- a CDS encoding SUMF1/EgtB/PvdO family nonheme iron enzyme, whose translation MNLFASRLAIFFVMMVFVLPISGPARGQEFAAPKTITIAAGSFIKGSDRAERQAAYALDEEAYGHSATRKGRWYENEETRNSTYSAAFAITRNVISNAAYAIFVRESGYPPPGVDAATWAGYGLIHPFGRTRKFSWQGKTPPPGREHHPVVLVSHADARTYARWLSNKTGQLWRLPGEAEWEKAARGTDGRRFPWGDDFDPARLNSHDQGPFDTVPVGNFDNGASPYGMLDAGGQVFEWTSEAVGNGRFMVKGGSWDDKGCGICRPAARHSRPASIKHILIGFRLVTLLPPADNQGSY comes from the coding sequence ATGAATTTATTTGCAAGCAGGCTGGCAATATTCTTTGTCATGATGGTCTTTGTGTTGCCCATTTCCGGCCCGGCCAGGGGGCAGGAATTCGCCGCACCCAAAACCATCACCATCGCCGCCGGTTCGTTCATCAAAGGTTCGGACCGCGCCGAACGGCAAGCGGCATACGCGCTGGACGAGGAAGCCTATGGTCATAGCGCCACCCGCAAGGGGCGTTGGTATGAAAACGAAGAGACAAGAAACAGCACATACAGCGCCGCCTTCGCCATCACCCGAAATGTGATCAGCAACGCCGCTTACGCGATTTTTGTCAGGGAAAGCGGATATCCGCCGCCTGGTGTCGATGCAGCAACATGGGCCGGATACGGCTTGATCCATCCATTCGGACGGACCCGGAAATTTTCCTGGCAGGGGAAAACCCCGCCACCGGGCAGAGAGCACCATCCGGTGGTGCTGGTCAGCCACGCCGACGCGCGCACCTATGCTCGCTGGCTCAGCAACAAGACCGGGCAATTGTGGCGATTGCCCGGCGAGGCGGAATGGGAAAAGGCGGCCCGCGGAACTGACGGACGGCGCTTCCCATGGGGAGATGACTTTGATCCGGCGCGTCTGAACTCACACGATCAGGGGCCCTTTGATACCGTGCCCGTTGGCAACTTTGACAATGGCGCCAGCCCATATGGGATGCTTGATGCCGGCGGTCAGGTTTTTGAATGGACGAGCGAAGCCGTCGGAAACGGGCGTTTTATGGTCAAGGGCGGTTCTTGGGATGACAAGGGCTGCGGCATTTGCCGTCCCGCCGCCCGTCATTCCCGGCCCGCATCCATCAAACACATTCTGATTGGCTTCCGGCTGGTTACTTTGTTACCACCAGCCGATAATCAGGGGTCGTATTAA
- a CDS encoding cytochrome C peroxidase: MLHKTASCSPCNPCNPCAAKKNPCNPCNPCAAKNPCNPCNPCAAKKNPCNPCNPCNPCAAKNNPCNPCGANTCGANPCGANVDPKLVVRPKGTMLHTGDTTALVREGKKLFMDNKLSTNDMSCQTCHEGLEAFEKSFAKPFPHQVAMAQDTSGISSVSLDEMVQFCMVVPMEAKPLAWDSRELAAITAYTATLQQAYIARGANPCNPCNPCAAKKNPCNPCNPCAAKNPCNPCNPCAAKKNPCNPCAAN, encoded by the coding sequence TTGTTGCATAAAACGGCATCGTGTAGTCCCTGTAATCCCTGCAATCCGTGTGCGGCAAAGAAAAATCCGTGCAACCCGTGTAATCCCTGCGCAGCCAAGAACCCGTGCAATCCCTGTAACCCGTGTGCTGCCAAGAAAAACCCTTGTAACCCGTGCAATCCCTGTAATCCGTGTGCGGCCAAAAATAATCCGTGCAACCCGTGTGGCGCAAATACGTGTGGCGCCAATCCATGTGGCGCAAATGTCGACCCCAAGCTCGTCGTCCGTCCAAAAGGAACCATGTTGCACACGGGTGATACGACGGCACTTGTTCGTGAAGGTAAAAAGCTTTTCATGGACAACAAGCTGTCGACCAATGACATGTCCTGTCAGACATGCCACGAGGGTCTTGAGGCCTTTGAAAAGTCTTTTGCCAAACCCTTCCCGCACCAGGTTGCGATGGCTCAGGACACCAGTGGCATCAGTTCCGTTTCTTTGGATGAAATGGTTCAGTTCTGCATGGTCGTCCCCATGGAAGCTAAACCACTAGCCTGGGACTCACGCGAATTGGCGGCCATTACCGCCTATACCGCAACCTTGCAGCAAGCCTATATCGCCAGGGGAGCAAATCCCTGCAATCCGTGCAACCCGTGTGCGGCCAAGAAAAACCCCTGCAATCCCTGTAATCCATGTGCGGCAAAAAATCCCTGTAATCCATGTAATCCGTGTGCGGCAAAGAAAAACCCCTGCAACCCGTGCGCGGCAAATTAA
- the recR gene encoding recombination protein RecR, whose product MAENQIDSLIQLLAKLPGLGPRSARRAVLHLMKRRESLLVPLTKALEDAGENLTTCSTCGNIDTRDPCGVCRNPKRNDALICVVEDVADLWALERTPAFGGRFHILGGTLSALDGIGPEDLNIAGLLKRAREEVVQEVILATNATVDGQTTAHYIAERLSDCNVKVSGLAHGVPIGGELDYLDEGTLSAALKARHTF is encoded by the coding sequence ATGGCTGAAAACCAAATAGACAGCCTGATCCAGTTGCTGGCCAAACTGCCGGGCCTGGGACCGCGTTCGGCCAGGCGCGCTGTCTTGCATTTGATGAAGCGTCGTGAATCGCTTCTGGTGCCTCTGACAAAGGCCCTCGAAGACGCAGGGGAGAACCTGACGACCTGTTCAACCTGCGGCAATATCGACACCCGCGATCCTTGCGGCGTGTGCAGGAACCCCAAACGCAACGACGCCCTGATTTGCGTTGTCGAGGATGTCGCCGATCTGTGGGCGCTGGAGCGGACCCCGGCCTTTGGCGGGCGCTTTCATATCCTGGGCGGCACCCTGTCGGCCCTTGACGGCATCGGACCCGAAGACCTGAACATTGCGGGCCTGCTCAAGCGGGCCCGTGAAGAGGTCGTTCAGGAAGTTATTCTGGCCACCAACGCCACCGTCGATGGCCAGACGACGGCCCATTACATTGCCGAACGTCTGAGCGATTGCAACGTCAAGGTCTCAGGGTTGGCCCACGGTGTGCCTATTGGCGGGGAGCTGGATTATCTCGACGAAGGCACCTTGAGCGCTGCTCTGAAGGCCCGTCATACGTTTTAA
- a CDS encoding YbaB/EbfC family nucleoid-associated protein yields MKNLGAMMKSAQQMQDKMKSLQDELTTVEVTGTAGGGMVEVTLSGKHETRAVKIDPSLIVADEAAVLEDLIAAAFNDAKNKVETVMQEKMSELTGGLQLPPGMTLPF; encoded by the coding sequence ATGAAAAATCTAGGCGCAATGATGAAATCGGCGCAACAGATGCAGGATAAAATGAAATCCCTGCAAGATGAATTAACCACGGTCGAGGTGACCGGCACCGCTGGCGGCGGCATGGTCGAGGTAACATTGTCGGGCAAGCACGAAACCCGGGCCGTCAAAATCGATCCGTCGCTGATTGTCGCCGACGAGGCCGCGGTTCTGGAAGATCTGATCGCGGCGGCCTTCAATGACGCCAAGAACAAGGTTGAGACGGTGATGCAGGAAAAGATGTCGGAACTGACCGGTGGCCTGCAATTGCCACCTGGAATGACGCTGCCTTTTTAA
- a CDS encoding 3'-5' exonuclease, with product MQHQNLFVFDIETIVDTEAVPNLTGFESPDIQARREEIERYHLDITGGKNPFPRQPFHKVVAISFLEAEIERDSAGESYHLRELRSGGEAGFDEKQLLQGFFSYFERLKPRLVSYNGRGFDLPVLKYRAMVHGIQAPWLYDAGDKWNSYQSRYSADWHCDLLEVLSDFGASSRGKLNEICAVLGFPGKFGVDGSKVATMFDAGKVQEIRDYCETDVLNTYLVYLRLMQHKGTLSTDNYNHALADIIALIEAEGEARPHLAEFLEAWGVASNNSFML from the coding sequence ATGCAGCATCAAAACCTGTTTGTTTTCGATATTGAGACCATTGTCGACACCGAAGCGGTCCCCAACCTGACCGGTTTTGAAAGTCCTGACATTCAGGCCCGGCGCGAGGAGATTGAGCGCTATCACCTTGACATCACCGGCGGCAAAAACCCGTTCCCCCGCCAACCCTTCCATAAAGTCGTGGCGATCAGTTTTCTTGAGGCGGAAATTGAGCGCGACAGCGCAGGGGAATCCTATCACTTGCGCGAGCTCAGGTCAGGCGGCGAGGCCGGGTTTGACGAGAAACAGCTTCTGCAGGGGTTCTTTAGCTACTTTGAGCGTCTGAAGCCGCGATTGGTCTCGTACAATGGCCGGGGCTTCGATTTGCCGGTCCTGAAATACCGGGCCATGGTTCACGGTATTCAGGCCCCCTGGCTTTATGACGCCGGCGACAAATGGAACTCTTACCAGTCACGCTATTCAGCCGACTGGCATTGTGACCTGCTTGAGGTCCTGTCGGATTTTGGCGCTTCATCGCGGGGCAAGCTCAACGAGATCTGCGCGGTGCTGGGCTTCCCTGGCAAGTTCGGCGTCGATGGCTCGAAAGTCGCGACCATGTTTGACGCGGGCAAGGTTCAGGAAATTCGTGATTACTGCGAGACCGATGTGCTGAATACCTATCTGGTCTACTTACGCCTGATGCAGCACAAGGGCACGTTATCGACAGATAACTACAACCACGCCCTGGCCGATATTATCGCGCTTATTGAAGCCGAAGGCGAAGCACGGCCCCATCTTGCCGAATTTCTAGAGGCCTGGGGCGTCGCCTCAAACAATTCGTTCATGCTTTAA
- a CDS encoding glutathione S-transferase family protein: protein MIELHFAPGNANLAPHFILEELGLDFKLTEVDRSVNAHKSPAYLKLNPSGRIPVMVDGDLVLFEAAAICLHLVDGHPDCGLAPALGTPERAHFYKWLMFLTNTIQPDILMYYYCDRYTTDPEGAAAVKQAAENRLIEFYTIIDEHLAASGPYLLGETFSAADYYLLMVARFGRTLKTPPRDMQHLGKTLELMTARAAVQRAFASEGIKAPYL from the coding sequence ATGATCGAACTTCATTTTGCCCCCGGCAACGCCAACCTTGCGCCGCATTTCATCCTCGAAGAGCTGGGCCTTGATTTCAAGTTGACCGAAGTTGATCGTTCCGTGAACGCCCACAAGTCACCGGCTTACCTGAAGCTCAATCCGTCGGGCCGGATTCCGGTTATGGTTGACGGCGACCTGGTGTTGTTTGAAGCCGCCGCCATCTGTTTGCATTTGGTTGACGGACACCCTGACTGCGGGTTGGCCCCGGCTCTGGGCACACCTGAGCGGGCCCATTTTTACAAGTGGTTGATGTTCCTGACCAACACCATCCAGCCTGATATCCTGATGTATTATTATTGCGATCGGTATACCACTGACCCAGAAGGAGCCGCCGCCGTCAAGCAAGCAGCAGAAAACCGCCTGATCGAATTTTATACCATCATTGATGAACATCTGGCGGCCAGTGGTCCTTACCTTCTGGGTGAAACGTTTAGCGCTGCCGATTATTATCTGCTGATGGTGGCGCGCTTTGGAAGAACCTTGAAAACCCCGCCCCGGGACATGCAACATCTGGGGAAAACCCTGGAATTGATGACAGCGCGCGCCGCTGTCCAGCGCGCCTTCGCCAGCGAAGGCATAAAAGCGCCATATCTTTAA
- a CDS encoding DNA polymerase III subunit gamma/tau, protein MTDQTLSEQADEYTVLARKYRPTSFEGLIGQEAMVRTLTNAIEQGRLAHAFILTGVRGVGKTTTARIIARVLNCIGEDGAGGPTATPCGVCEHCTAIAEDRHVDVLEMDAASRTGVDDIRELIEGVRYRPTSARYKVYIIDEVHMLSKNAFNALLKTLEEPPEHVKFIFATTEIRKIPVTVLSRCQRFDLRRVDTETLTSHFAGIAGKEGAQVNEGALSLIARAADGSVRDGLSLLDQAIAHGSGEVSEQQIRDMLGLADRSQTFMLLEAVLKGDIAPALALFEKLYVEGADPASVIEDLLDITHWLTRIKIVPSVADDPGVPEIERVSGKDMVERLSMAAIARAWQMLLKGLAEVRNAPSPVQAAEMVLVRLAYVTDLPTPADALKKMADNKDDTASQATASPPAASPPAAPAAIMPSPPPEQPPPSAPARDQVQALKQQPEFGPEPFPEAGTNDPENLQQVAELADEKREAILRANIINNVHLVHFEPGRVEVGLGEHGKRELPYEMAKFLSENTSRRWVVTVSNEAGAPTLQQQWDAAKASQRAQASEHPLVKAVLETFPGATIDDVQKN, encoded by the coding sequence ATGACCGATCAGACCTTATCCGAACAAGCTGACGAATATACGGTCCTTGCCCGCAAGTACCGTCCGACCTCGTTTGAGGGCCTCATCGGCCAGGAAGCCATGGTCCGCACCCTGACCAACGCCATCGAACAGGGTCGACTGGCGCACGCCTTTATTCTGACCGGGGTTCGCGGGGTCGGTAAAACCACGACGGCCCGCATCATCGCCCGGGTGTTGAACTGTATTGGCGAGGATGGTGCCGGCGGGCCGACGGCGACCCCGTGCGGGGTCTGCGAGCATTGCACGGCGATTGCCGAAGATCGTCATGTGGATGTTCTGGAAATGGACGCCGCCAGTCGTACCGGCGTCGATGACATTCGCGAACTGATTGAAGGGGTGCGCTACCGGCCGACCTCTGCCCGCTACAAGGTCTACATCATCGATGAAGTCCACATGCTTTCCAAGAACGCCTTCAACGCCCTGCTCAAGACCCTGGAAGAGCCGCCGGAACATGTCAAATTCATCTTCGCGACGACGGAAATCCGCAAAATTCCGGTCACCGTCCTGAGCCGCTGTCAGCGCTTCGATTTAAGGCGGGTCGATACCGAAACCCTGACCAGCCACTTTGCCGGCATTGCAGGAAAAGAAGGGGCGCAGGTCAACGAAGGCGCTCTAAGCCTGATCGCCAGGGCCGCCGATGGCTCGGTCCGTGATGGTTTAAGCCTGCTCGATCAGGCCATCGCCCATGGTTCGGGTGAAGTTAGTGAACAACAAATCAGGGACATGCTGGGCCTTGCCGACCGCTCGCAAACATTCATGCTGTTGGAAGCGGTGTTAAAAGGCGACATTGCACCTGCCCTGGCATTGTTTGAAAAGCTTTATGTGGAAGGTGCCGACCCGGCAAGTGTTATTGAAGACCTGCTCGACATAACCCACTGGCTGACCCGTATCAAGATTGTACCCTCGGTCGCTGATGATCCGGGTGTTCCGGAAATTGAGCGTGTCAGTGGCAAAGACATGGTGGAAAGATTATCCATGGCGGCCATTGCCCGGGCCTGGCAGATGCTGCTTAAAGGCCTGGCCGAGGTCAGAAATGCTCCCTCGCCGGTACAGGCTGCCGAAATGGTGCTGGTGCGTCTGGCCTACGTAACCGATTTGCCGACCCCGGCCGATGCACTGAAAAAAATGGCTGACAACAAGGACGACACAGCGTCGCAAGCAACCGCGTCGCCCCCTGCCGCGTCGCCCCCCGCAGCACCTGCCGCAATCATGCCATCGCCGCCGCCAGAACAACCGCCCCCGTCGGCACCGGCCCGTGATCAGGTTCAGGCCCTGAAGCAGCAACCGGAATTTGGACCCGAACCGTTCCCTGAAGCAGGCACAAACGATCCTGAAAACCTGCAGCAGGTGGCTGAACTTGCCGACGAAAAACGCGAAGCCATTTTGCGCGCCAACATCATCAATAACGTTCATCTGGTTCATTTTGAGCCGGGGCGGGTCGAGGTTGGGTTGGGCGAGCATGGAAAACGTGAACTGCCGTACGAAATGGCCAAGTTCCTCAGCGAAAATACCTCGCGGCGCTGGGTCGTCACCGTCTCCAATGAAGCAGGCGCACCAACCCTGCAACAGCAATGGGACGCGGCCAAGGCTTCACAGCGGGCCCAGGCAAGTGAACACCCATTGGTCAAGGCGGTACTCGAAACCTTCCCGGGTGCTACCATTGACGATGTCCAGAAAAACTGA
- the nudC gene encoding NAD(+) diphosphatase, whose protein sequence is MPKPIYYTKNRLLRKPELFSDPQWVDGRLHDRNTKIIPIWRNRNLILGHDSPAAITLSGDHARGLLEIASQIALLGVDADEDNRQGDSAIFAVDVSQHELPDLSPMMGTAEFVDLRQVGVLMDAHEGSLLSHARGLMYWHRHNCFCSECGSPTSAEEAGRVRRCNNELCERIHFPRTDPAVIMLVTRPGPDGGACLLGRHENFSTGMYSTLAGFVDQGETLEQAVAREVFEEAGILVDNVTYRASQPWPFPASLMLGFRARALTFNIDTNSDELEEARWFTRDQIARFPDKGLRLSRKDSISYNLIKDWLDEKV, encoded by the coding sequence ATGCCCAAGCCCATTTACTACACCAAAAACCGCCTCCTCAGGAAGCCGGAATTATTTTCCGATCCGCAGTGGGTTGATGGGCGTTTACACGACCGAAATACCAAAATTATCCCGATTTGGCGCAATCGAAACCTGATTCTCGGTCACGATTCGCCTGCCGCCATTACTTTGAGCGGTGACCACGCGCGGGGTTTGCTCGAAATTGCTAGTCAAATAGCCCTGCTGGGTGTCGATGCTGACGAAGACAACCGGCAGGGCGATAGCGCCATTTTTGCCGTCGACGTCTCGCAGCATGAACTGCCCGATCTGAGCCCGATGATGGGAACGGCGGAATTTGTCGATTTGCGACAGGTCGGTGTCCTGATGGACGCCCACGAAGGATCACTTCTGTCCCACGCCCGCGGCCTGATGTACTGGCATCGCCATAACTGTTTTTGTAGCGAATGTGGCTCCCCGACCAGCGCCGAGGAAGCCGGACGGGTCCGTCGTTGCAACAATGAGCTTTGCGAACGAATTCATTTTCCCCGCACCGACCCTGCGGTCATCATGCTTGTCACCCGGCCGGGGCCCGATGGCGGGGCCTGTCTTTTGGGGCGACATGAGAATTTTTCCACGGGTATGTATTCAACCCTGGCGGGCTTCGTCGATCAGGGCGAAACCCTGGAACAGGCGGTTGCCCGCGAGGTCTTTGAAGAAGCCGGCATTCTTGTCGATAACGTTACCTACCGGGCCTCGCAACCCTGGCCGTTTCCGGCTTCGCTGATGTTGGGGTTTCGGGCGCGCGCCCTGACCTTCAATATCGACACCAACAGCGACGAGCTGGAAGAAGCACGCTGGTTTACCCGCGACCAAATCGCCCGTTTTCCAGACAAGGGACTGCGTCTGTCCCGCAAGGATTCGATCTCCTACAACCTGATTAAGGACTGGCTCGATGAAAAAGTTTAG